Within Cyanobium sp. AMD-g, the genomic segment CGTGTTCTTCCAGTCCTCCGGGATGCTCGCCGGCGGGGAGCTGGTCTGGGAGCACGCCCTCTACTGGTACGGAGCCCATCCCACCCTGGCCCCCCGGCTGGCGCAGCTGGCCCGCCAACGGCTGGAACTGCCGGCCGACCTGGAGGGGGCGGCCCTGATCGCCCGGCTACGGGACGGCACCCCCGTGGCTCAGGTGCGGGAGCTGCTGGCGGAGCTGGCGGAGCGCTGGGGCACGGCCGGCGCACTGGCGGAGGTGGCCGATCGCCTCTACCCCAGCGAGGCCCACCTGCGCCGGGCCCGGGACGCCGGCCACGAGGTGGGCAGCCACGGCCACCACCACGTGCCCCGCTGCAACATCAGCCCGGCGGAGTTCGAGCAGGAACTGGTCCGATCCAGCGCCGTGCTGGCCCAAGTGCTGGGGGAGGCGCCCCAGTCGTTCTCCTACCCCTTCAACAGCCATCTGCCCGGCGACGCCCGGATCTGCGGCCGCCATTTCCGCCAGGTGGCCACGGTCGATGGGGCCTTGCTCACCCCGTCGACGCCGGCCCTGGCCCTGCCCCGCTTCACCTGGCCGGGTCCCCACGCCAACCGGCTGCGCCGCCGCCGCTGGCTCTGGACCGGAACACTGGCCTGGCCCGGGAGATAGGGTCTGGTTTCCTTCCTCGCTGCGATGGCCTGGCCCCTGGCCATGTTCGACGGGACCATCAGCCTCACCCGCCTGGAATCCCTCCTCCACGACTGGGGGTACTGGGTGGTGTTCGGCGCCATGCTGCTGGAGAACGCCGGCGTGCCCCTGCCCGGCGAGACGGTCACCCTGCTTGCGGGCTACGCGGCGGGCAGCGGCCAGCTGCAGGTGCTTGGGGTGATGGGGGCGGCGGCCGGCGGGGCGATCCTGGGGGACAACATCGGCTATTGGGTGGGGCGCCGGGCGGGCTGGGGGCTGCTGCTGCGGGCGGGACGGCTGCTGGGCCGCAATCCGGAGCAGATGGAGGCCCTGCGGGAACGGTTCCTGCGCCACGCCGGCAAGTCGGTGCTGCTGGGGAGGTTCGTGGCGGTGCTGCGGGTGCTGGCCGGCCCGATCGCCGGGGCGGTGCGCATGCCCTACCGCCGCTTCCTGCTGTTCAACATGCTCGGGGCCGTGCTGTGGGCCTCGACGATGGTGGGGCTGGCCTGGCTCGGCGGGAGCTGGATCCCCTTTGATCAGATGGTGAAGGGCGTCGTCGAGTTCGGGCTCGGCGCCCTGGTGCTGCTGGTGATCGTGCTGGTGGTGCCGAAGCTGGTGGCCCGCTTCGAGGAGGCCCAGCTGGAACAGGAGGCCAAGGATCCCCCCGCCTGAACGACCCGGGTCGGCGGCCGCCTACAGGCCGAAGTGGCGGCAGATCAGCCACGGCACCACCAGGGCCAGCCCGATGGAGAGGGGGGCCCCGTAGCGGGCCATGTCGAGGAAGCGGTAGCGGCCAGGGCCAAACACCATCAGGTTGGTCTGGTAGCCGATCGGGGTGAGGAAGCTCTGGCTGGCGGCGAAGGTGATCGCGAAGATGAAGGCCATCGGTGGCATCGCCAGCCCCTTGGCCAGTTCGGTGGCGATCGGGATCAGCAGAACCACGGTGGTGCCGTTGCTGAGCGCCTCGGTGAACAGCTGACCCAGCACGAACACCACCAGCAGAACGCCATAGGCCGGCCAGTCCTTGAGGGAGTGCAGAAGATCAGTGGCCAGGGCCTCCGCCAGGCCGGTCTTCTGCATCGCCACGCTGAAGCAGGAGAGGGAGCCCAGCAGCAGGATCACGTCCCAGCGAACGGAGCGCAGCAGCTCCCCGGAGCGCAGGCAGCCCGTGGCCACCATCGCCACCATCGCCAGCAGCACCGAGGCCATCAATGGAAGGATCTTGAGCATCGGCAGCAGGATCATCAATGCCGCGATCCCCATGGCGATGAACTTGCGATCGGTGGTGGGCAGGTCCTTCTCGAGCTCATCGAGCAGCACGAGGTCGTTGTTGGCCTGCATGCCGCGGATGGCATCCACCGGGGCCTGCAGCAGCAGCACGTCGCCGGCCTGCAGCACCACCCGTCCCAGCAGCTCGCGCAGCACCTGGTTGCCCCGCCGCACCGCCAGCAGGGTGGCGTTGTAGCGCTGGCGAAAGCGCATGTCCCGCACACTCGCCCCGGCCAGGGTGGAACCGTTGGGCAGCAGCACCTCCACCACCCGCTGGGGGGAGGTCGTCTCGCCGGCCAGCTCGCGCAGATCCTCCTCCTGCTCGCCGATCGGGGCGAGGGTGACGGTGTGCTCCTGCTGGAGACGCAGCAGGTTGTCGCGGTTGCAGCGCAGCAGCAGCCGGTCACCGGCCTGAAGGGGCAGGTCGGCAAGTGGGGCGGTGAAGCTGTCCTGGCCCCGGTGCAGCTCCAGCACATCCACGTCGAAGCGCCGCTGCAGGCGGCTGTTGTGCAGCGACTGGCCAATCAGCTCGGACTGCTCCGGGATCAGCACATCGGTGAGGTAACCGTCACGGGCGAGGCCGCCGAGCAGGTCCTCATCGCCCTGGCCGCGGTCGGGCAGCAGCCGATCGGAGACGACCAGCATGTACAGCCCCCCCAGCAGCCACACAGGGATGCCGATGGCCGTGAAGCTGAACAGCTCCAGGGAACCGAAGCCCAGCTGGCGGCTCACATCGCTGGCCAGCAGGTTGGTGGAGGTGCCGAGCAGGGAGATGGTGCCGCCCAGCACGGTGGCGAACGACAGGGGCAGCAGCACCTTTGAGGGGGAAACGCCACGCCGGTGGCACCAGCCCTCGATCACCGGCAGCAGGGTGGCCACGATCGGGGTGTTGGGGATGAAGCCCGAGATCGGGGCCACCACCCCCACCATCAGGGCGATCATGCGCTTGGGACTGCGCACGGCGTCGGATCCGATCAGGGCCCGCAACCGATCCAGGCCGCCACTGCGAAACAGGCCGGCGGAAACGGCGAACAGGCCCATCAGGGTGATCAGGGCGGGGCTGCCGAAACCCTGCACCGCCTCATCCGGCTTGAGCACCTGGAAGCTGACCAGCAGGGCGGCCGCCAGCAGGCCGGTGACTTCCGGGGCGAGCCAACCGGTGACGAACAGCACCATCGCCCCGACGAACACCGCCAGGGTGATGAGGCCTTCCGGCGTGGCGGCGACCGTGAAGAACGCTGGCATCGGGCCGTTCAGAGGTAGAAGCCGACCGTAGTGACGACCCGGGTGCCCCGCTCGCGCAGGGCCCGCCGCAGGCGGATCGTCGACTGGTTGTGCAACAGGTTCTCCCAGCGGCGGCGGGTGACGAACACCGGCAGCACCACCATGCAGAAGGAGTGGCGGTCCTTGTGGTGCTGCTGCTCGAAGCGCCCCACGAACTGGGCCACCGGGTCCACCAGGGAGCGGTAGGGGGACTCCAGCACCTCCAGCGGAACGTCCGGCAGCTGGCGGCTCCACTGCTCGCGGAAGGCCTCGGCGCGGCCGTCGCCGAGATCCACATGCACCGCCACCAGGTCGCTGGCGTTGCTGCGGGCAAAGCAGAGGGCCTCGAGGGTGCCGCGGTGCAGCTGGCCCACCAGGACCACCGTGGGGGTGCCACCGCCGGGGGGAGGGCCGGCAGGCAACGGCAGGCGCCCGGTGGTGTCAAGACGCAGACGCCTGGCCACGGCGTCGTAGTGGCTGCGAATGCGTCGATACAGCAGCACCAGCAGGGGGATCGCCACCACCACCACCCAGGCCCCATGGGTGAACTTGCTGATCAGAAGGATCACGGCCACCACGGCGGTGATCGCGGCTCCGATGCCGTTGATCAGCGCCCGGGAGCGCCAGCCCCGGTCCTGCAGCTTCCACCAGTGCACCACCATCCCGGCCTGGGACAGGGTGAAACTGATGAACACACCCACGGCATACAGAGGGATCAGGCGGCTGACGCTGCCGTCGACGATCACCAGCAACAGGCCGGCGAGGGCGCTGAGGGCAAAGATGCCGTTGCTGAACACCAGCCGGTCGCCCAGGGAGCACAGCTGGCGGGGCAGGAAGCCGTCCTGGGCCAGGAAAGCGGCCAGCCGGGGGAAATCCGCATAGGCGGTGTTGGCAGCCAGCAGCAGGATCAGCAGCGTCGCCAGCTGCAGCACGAACAACAGCGGGCCATCCCCGAAGATCCGCTCCCCCAGCTGATAAAGCAGCGTGGGCCCGTTGTCCTCCACCACCAGCCCGCCCTGGCTGGCCAGGGCGCTGATACCGCTGAACATCAGGGCCAGCATCAGCACCATCACCACCAGGACGCGACGGGCGTTGCGCCATTCCACCGGCTTGAAAGCGGCGACACTGTCGCTGATCGCCTCGATGCCGGTGAGGGCGGCGCAACCGGAGCTGAAGGCCCGCATCAGCAGCACGGGGCCAATGGCCTGCAGGCCCTGGCTGCCCTGGTGGGCGGCGTCCAGCAGCCGCTGCTGCTCCGCCAGCGGCAGGGGGGGGAGCTGGCCAAGCCCCGTCTTGATGAACCCCGCCACCACGAGGGTGACGACGGCGCCCATGAACAGGAAGGTGGGCAGGCTCAGAAACCTGGCACTGGAGCTCACACCCCGCAGGTTGGCGAGCATCACCAGCAGCACCGCCAGCAGGCAGAGGGGCACCCGCTCGGGCGCCAGGATCGGGACATAGGAGGTTAGGGCGGCGATGCCAGCCGCCACGCTCACCGCCACTGTCAGCACGTAATCAATGGAGAGCGACGCGCCGGCCACCAGCCCCGCGGTCTGGCCGAGGTTCTGCCGCGAGACCCGGTAGGAGCCGCCCCCGTGCGGGTAGGCCTTGATCGTCTGCCGGTAGCTGCTGGCCACCACCAGCATCAGGGCCACGATCAGGCCGGTGATCGGCAGGGTGAAGGGCAGGGCCGCCGCACCGCCCATCCCCAGCACCAGCACGATTTCCTGGGTGGCGTAGGCCACCGAGGACAGGGCATCGGAGCTGAGGATCGCCAGGGCTTCGGCGTTGCTGTAGCGCTCCTCGTGATGGGCGCTGGTGGGCAGGGGAGAGCCGATCAACCGGCGCCGCAGGGTGTCGAGACGGGACATGCGGCGTCGGCCCATCCGGTGAATGCCTTAGGACGCTAAGGGCCGTGGGCTCGACCGTCCTGCGCGCCCAACCCGCCCGCTTCCGGCCTGGGCTGATCCGCGCCATGGGACCCACCTCGCTGCTGAGCACCCTCCTGATCCTGTTGATCGGCGTGCTGCTGGCACGGTTGTCGGCCGGATGGATGGCGCGCTGGGCGGTGCCGGCCATCGTCCTGGAGCTCGCCATGGGCTTCGTCCTCGGCAACACCGTGGTGCCCTTCACGGCGATGGCTCCCCTGAGCGGCCTGACGGAACTGGGGGTGCTCACCCTGTTCTTCCAGGTGGGGCTGGAGGTGCGCGGCGACCTGCTCACCTCCCGCAAGGGCGCGATCCTGCGCACGGTGGCCCTGAGCTTCTGCACGCCCCTGCTGGCCTTCTGGCCCCTGCAAAGCGCCTTCGGCCTCTCCACCCCCACCACCCTGCTGTGCCTGGCGGTGCTCAGCGCCACCGGCACCGGTGTGACCCTGCGGCTTCTCGCCCAGCGCGGGGCCCTGCAGACCCCCTCCGGCCGGCTGCTGGTGGGGGTGTCGGTCCTGGATGATCTGCCGGCCATCGGGCTCCTGGCGATCGCCACCGCCACGGCTGGGCTGCGCCTCGGTACCCAGGGGATCGGCGGGGCCGGTCCGCTGCTGGGTGTGCTGCTGGCGCTGCTGAGCTGGCTGGCGGTGGCCCACTGGAGCCGCCGCCACAGCCGGCGGCCCACCAGCGCCCTGGCGATCCTGATGCTGCTGATCGGTTCGGCCTGGGTAGGGGAGGCCTGCGGCCTGACCAGCCTGCTGGGGGCCCTCTGGGGCGGGGTGCTGATGGCCCGGCTGGGGCCGGTGGAGGGGGAGGTGCAGCGGGTGCTGACCGTGCTCTCGGAGGTGTTCCTGCCCCTTTACTTCATCAGCGTGGGGATGCGCATCAGCGCCGGCACCCTGCTGCAGCCAGCGGCCTGGAGCCTGGCGGCGGCACTGATCGTGATGGCCGTGCTCAGCAAGCTGGCCTGCGGCCTGGGCATCGATCGCAACGACAGGGCCGCAGGTGTGGACCGCTGGCTGGTGGTGTTCGGCCTGATCCCCAGGGGCCTGCCGGGGCTGGTGTTCGCCACCACGGCCCTGAACCAGGGCCTGATCGACGCGGTGCA encodes:
- a CDS encoding cation:proton antiporter yields the protein MGPTSLLSTLLILLIGVLLARLSAGWMARWAVPAIVLELAMGFVLGNTVVPFTAMAPLSGLTELGVLTLFFQVGLEVRGDLLTSRKGAILRTVALSFCTPLLAFWPLQSAFGLSTPTTLLCLAVLSATGTGVTLRLLAQRGALQTPSGRLLVGVSVLDDLPAIGLLAIATATAGLRLGTQGIGGAGPLLGVLLALLSWLAVAHWSRRHSRRPTSALAILMLLIGSAWVGEACGLTSLLGALWGGVLMARLGPVEGEVQRVLTVLSEVFLPLYFISVGMRISAGTLLQPAAWSLAAALIVMAVLSKLACGLGIDRNDRAAGVDRWLVVFGLIPRGLPGLVFATTALNQGLIDAVQFSSLVLMVTFTTVAGLVLLERRLQRSEPVLERAQR
- a CDS encoding APC family permease, producing the protein MSRLDTLRRRLIGSPLPTSAHHEERYSNAEALAILSSDALSSVAYATQEIVLVLGMGGAAALPFTLPITGLIVALMLVVASSYRQTIKAYPHGGGSYRVSRQNLGQTAGLVAGASLSIDYVLTVAVSVAAGIAALTSYVPILAPERVPLCLLAVLLVMLANLRGVSSSARFLSLPTFLFMGAVVTLVVAGFIKTGLGQLPPLPLAEQQRLLDAAHQGSQGLQAIGPVLLMRAFSSGCAALTGIEAISDSVAAFKPVEWRNARRVLVVMVLMLALMFSGISALASQGGLVVEDNGPTLLYQLGERIFGDGPLLFVLQLATLLILLLAANTAYADFPRLAAFLAQDGFLPRQLCSLGDRLVFSNGIFALSALAGLLLVIVDGSVSRLIPLYAVGVFISFTLSQAGMVVHWWKLQDRGWRSRALINGIGAAITAVVAVILLISKFTHGAWVVVVAIPLLVLLYRRIRSHYDAVARRLRLDTTGRLPLPAGPPPGGGTPTVVLVGQLHRGTLEALCFARSNASDLVAVHVDLGDGRAEAFREQWSRQLPDVPLEVLESPYRSLVDPVAQFVGRFEQQHHKDRHSFCMVVLPVFVTRRRWENLLHNQSTIRLRRALRERGTRVVTTVGFYL
- a CDS encoding SLC13 family permease, which produces MPAFFTVAATPEGLITLAVFVGAMVLFVTGWLAPEVTGLLAAALLVSFQVLKPDEAVQGFGSPALITLMGLFAVSAGLFRSGGLDRLRALIGSDAVRSPKRMIALMVGVVAPISGFIPNTPIVATLLPVIEGWCHRRGVSPSKVLLPLSFATVLGGTISLLGTSTNLLASDVSRQLGFGSLELFSFTAIGIPVWLLGGLYMLVVSDRLLPDRGQGDEDLLGGLARDGYLTDVLIPEQSELIGQSLHNSRLQRRFDVDVLELHRGQDSFTAPLADLPLQAGDRLLLRCNRDNLLRLQQEHTVTLAPIGEQEEDLRELAGETTSPQRVVEVLLPNGSTLAGASVRDMRFRQRYNATLLAVRRGNQVLRELLGRVVLQAGDVLLLQAPVDAIRGMQANNDLVLLDELEKDLPTTDRKFIAMGIAALMILLPMLKILPLMASVLLAMVAMVATGCLRSGELLRSVRWDVILLLGSLSCFSVAMQKTGLAEALATDLLHSLKDWPAYGVLLVVFVLGQLFTEALSNGTTVVLLIPIATELAKGLAMPPMAFIFAITFAASQSFLTPIGYQTNLMVFGPGRYRFLDMARYGAPLSIGLALVVPWLICRHFGL
- a CDS encoding DedA family protein; amino-acid sequence: MAWPLAMFDGTISLTRLESLLHDWGYWVVFGAMLLENAGVPLPGETVTLLAGYAAGSGQLQVLGVMGAAAGGAILGDNIGYWVGRRAGWGLLLRAGRLLGRNPEQMEALRERFLRHAGKSVLLGRFVAVLRVLAGPIAGAVRMPYRRFLLFNMLGAVLWASTMVGLAWLGGSWIPFDQMVKGVVEFGLGALVLLVIVLVVPKLVARFEEAQLEQEAKDPPA
- a CDS encoding polysaccharide deacetylase family protein, whose translation is MSRLGRAANRAADLLFLPPLDRLWRRRLRGKVLCLLYHRVDQPGRVPFLDRFGVPPIPPAALAAELGFLQRRGARFLTYADLWAGRFPSPGEFAVIVSFDDGLRCNYEEGLEVLQSLGIPAVFFQSSGMLAGGELVWEHALYWYGAHPTLAPRLAQLARQRLELPADLEGAALIARLRDGTPVAQVRELLAELAERWGTAGALAEVADRLYPSEAHLRRARDAGHEVGSHGHHHVPRCNISPAEFEQELVRSSAVLAQVLGEAPQSFSYPFNSHLPGDARICGRHFRQVATVDGALLTPSTPALALPRFTWPGPHANRLRRRRWLWTGTLAWPGR